The genomic segment TTGCAAAAACCActaacaaaaacatttaaacttGATTACAAGGTTCTAAGACCAAAGAAAAAATGACTGATGAACCACCAAGAATTTGAGGGACTATAAGGATCACAAATGGTAGCATGACATGGTCTCTGACCACCACTGGGAGAGAGAAGTCTAAAACACAAACTCTTAATTGTAAAAGAGAACAATTTAAGATTAGGCACTAAGCCAGGCCTGCCAACACTTGGATTTTTGACTTCTGGCCTCTccaactgtgagagaataaattcctattgttttaagccacccagtttgtggcaatttgtaaCAGAatccaggaaactaatacattttGCAATACCTGGCTACAACAGTCAAGTCAAAATTAAGGGAAAGTTTCTCTTTGAGGAATGATGCCTACTCTAATTGAGTAGGTCCCACAAGCTAGTATCTGcttagttttcatttctaaattttgtttacTGCTGGAGCTATAATAAagtagtaacagaaaaaaaaaagattaagtgCTAAGCTATGTGGTACAGAGCATAAATGCAACAAACCAACAGATGGCTGAGTGAACTCACATCTCATGGGAACAGTGGAGCTTAAACGCCTCAAAGTTTTTCAAAACAGCCAAAACCAAGCATTACAGGCAAGAAAacaacaagtatttatttcaaCATAGAGGGGTAAGAATAAATTGTTTAATTAGATAAAGTTTAAGAGACACACTTgactaaagcaaaaaaaatgcTTGGTAAAAATGAGGCCAGATTATGGAAGATCTTTAAAATCATAGAGAGAAGTAAAAAATAATGTGGAAACAACCAGGGATTCAATGAGGAAATGATTTGTAGAGTCTGTGCAAGGCAATTCATGTACCAGAAAACTCGTCTATGCTTTCCACTAAAGAACATCTGAAAATAAGTCTAGATGTGCTTCAAGAGATTAATGTATACGTAATTTATACCAAGACATTTCTTAAGCCCAAATATTTAGTAGAATACATAAAATCATGCTATAATTCTGCAAAAGAGGTAACAGGTACTTATTAAGCAATTTCTGTGCCCACACACAttatttccttcagttcttgTAGAACAACCTTGCCAAGTctaattaaaatgtataaaatgaaaaaaactgaatctTACAAAGCTCAAACAACTTGTCCATGTCAAATAGCCAATGATAAACAGCAGAATCAAAACTCAAGCCCAGGTCTGACTAAAGCCCCAAACCCTGCTCTTATCATGACATAGTACTACTTTCTCAAAAGTAGGTACTTTTTTAAGATTGTGCAACCTCTTTATGTAAGGTTTTTGTACCCTGAGAAGCTTTTGTCTGGTAAAGAGTGGGTCTATAAGTGACGGAGCAAATACAAATCAGGTGTGGCCTCCTTGAagacattttctttaaatgtggAAATCCACAGAATGGATTCAGAAAACTAAGGAAAACTGTTCTCAACAAAGCTCTACATGATTATATAAAACTCACCTCAGTATATGACTTCTTGGTTATGTGAACATTCTTAGCTCTGTAGGACTGGCGTCTTCTTTTATAATCTCTCACTTCTGCCAGGATTTCAAGGTAAGATTTTGGACTTTTCCGACTATTatctaataaaagaataaaataaaataaattattatacccttagaagcttttaaattcttatgAATTAAGTAAGGAggaacaccacaatcaccctatatTTCAACATGCTTTAGTGTAGCACACAAAAACATTCTAAGtatcatatattatataaataggCTAAGTTTTATATAATCATTCCATTTCTCTAGCCATTAGCTGAACATAAGAATGTTAAGGCATATAGATTAAAGTAACAGTACAACTGTAAGTAAATTCTTACAGAAGGGAAATATGCTTAATGTAAAGGTCAGAGAGCAAAATTTTATGCACAGAGTAAACACCTTAACATATATGTGAATATCAGGTGATACAAAATCATTCTATTCCAACTCAAAGAGTCCTGGCAATTCAATCTTAGTAACACTTAAAAGATGGTATAACAAGAAATATAAAACTATGATAGTCATCTCaaaccttgattgactttggcaGCCAAGTCTACAAAGAGATCACTGTCATTTTCAACAATCTGAGTATCAGAGAGCTTTTTCTTGGTTTCCTCGATTACAAAATCATAGAGGGTGAGACGATCAGCTTGGGTTAGATCACAAACAAACCGTTTGTGATTCAGAGGAACTTCAACAGGCAATGAAGAATAAATccctaaagtaaaaataaaaccacaagaaTAAACAATACATGAAGCACTGTGGGCTTAAAAATCTACTACTTATGTTTAAACATGCGCTGTAATAACACAGTATTAACACAATTTTTTTCACTGTAATCCCgaaatatataaaacatcaaTTTATGTGATAAATGGTAAACAACAACTCTATCCTGGATGCTATACCCACAGCAAGGATGTACTGTGGATGTTTGCTATTGTCTCCAAACGGTAATAACCATGAGACAATCAGCTCATAAGAAAACCTTTTgggtaacaatttttaaaaggctaCCCATATTATAAAAATAGATTAACTTTCTGTGTATATGTTATTTCCCATGAAAGGCTATTTCCCCCATGgggaaaaaagtgtttttaatagtaatacacattatatataagtccctttgaaaataaattatggaaatatttttataaagtgtaaaaaaatgtttttatataagaCATTAAGCGAGATGTTCCAGATTGCAAAATACATCTCACTTAAAGCTAGGGATCAAAAAACCATTAAGTAGCACAAATCCCAAACTTCCTCAGACCAGAGAAAGATTGAGACTAAACTCATTTCAATTATCTGAAGAGGAAGCATATTGGACTAATCCAATTAACTGAAAAAAGTTAACAGCAGTGCCCGCCAGAACAGTTACAGAACTTTCTACATCTGCTcattaatgaaaaaaagtaaatacaataCCTTGATATGATGTATtaaacactgaagaaaatttttgttttgagattcaaattttctcaaagaaataaaattattgtaaCTGTAAATAAAGCAATTTAAAACGAATTTGTTCTAGACTTCATTATTCACTAATGCAAAGAACATGAGCTACTAAAGAATCTTTTTGTTTCCTAGGTTACCCTAAAGTAGTAACTCTCTCTCCTTACAGAACAATGTGAAATCAGAAACTCTTCCCAAATACTTGTATTTGATAAAGTCTAACCTCACTGACTTCCTAAGTACAGGCAAAAGAGAAATTCAAGTAAGAGCAAACTATGAACTaagcacaacaaacaaaaagagatgACTTTACATTTGTCCATAAATTAAGAGAACTACAATGAATCTGAGTCCAGGGCTTAAACCTCTACGGGTAACAATATACAGCCATTAGTACTAGTCAAAGGGTTCTGAATGAGAGGAGAAGAGTTCTCTTTCAAGTCTACCGATTTTACTAATTCTGGTAAAAGAAAAACCCCTTTTACTAAGCCAGGtgttcaaaacattttattttgtaatataaaagTGGATTAGCTTCGATAAGCCTAATTCCTTTGAATATAAGCTATAAAAATCGGGaggaaaaatacaaagattaGAAAACAATGATGTATAACAAGTTCCACATAAACCTTTGTCTGTTACTTTTAAACAGATAAATTTAATTTGctccttaaaatattttggagttttcTTTATTCACCTTAAATTTCTGCATGGTGAAAATTGATATTTAAATTCCTTGAAATTCAACTAAAATTCCAAATCAAGACTATCATATTGTGACAGTGATTAAGATAAAGTTTAGAAATTTGAGTGATACTTTTAAAAGGATATCATTTGCAAAAAGGATACTGCATATCTTTAAATAAGGAGTACATTCAGGTTCCTAATTCCTCTTTATACTCACCCCaattactgaaaaagaaaaagtacaggaAAAGTTAAACAACAAACTGCATTCAAATCATTCAGAACACAGatatttttgacaaaaaaaagataaacacttAAATAAGCTTACATTTccataaaatgtacattttcaaaTGCAAGTTTCCAAATGATTTAAAGGTACAACTGAATGTGCTATAATCATATTAATTCTGTGACCCTCTATCTACCTTTTTTTGtggtagcattttttaaattgtggtaaaatacacataaaatttaccattctaGTCATTTTTAAgcgtacaattcagtggcatttagtacattacATTGTTTTGCAACCATCACCTCTATCCATCTCCCGAATTTTTTCATCACTCCGAAGTTAATCtctaatctatttttttaaatacctctaATTCTCATACTTCTTTTTTGGTCACGTTTGCCATCAGAAGGCATCTTAAATGTACGACATAATATTAGGCACTAATAAGAGGTATTGTCTCAAAGATACAAACTCAGAATTTTAAGGAGAATTCATAGAGTGTTAATTTCCAAATAATAAggataaagaattaaaagtaaaatgactTGCCCATGTCTCATATAAGTGGTAGGAAGAGATAAGGCCTAGAACCACTATATTCTCTCTCTTAAGAGTTTAGTATATACAGTACAGTGATCTTCACATCATGGCCATGACTCAAATATAGTTCATGAAACTGaagtacagcaaatacagctgAAGGAAAAAGATAAGCCACTAAATATAAAATCATTGCTTATGATTAAAATTAGTATCTCAGTTATAAAATcaaccaaaataattttatctgaaaGTAAGTACATCTAATGGTTACTCAAGCCTTTGCACAGATTAATGGATTGAGAATTCTGTACACTGAGCTTAGACCTGATATGactgatgaaaaataaatataacttcaTAAAAAGACTTACGATGTAGTGTAAGACAAATGGAATATTAACTAAAtgggaaaatgtaaaatttttcatgtttgtctttcttcctttaaagtaaataaatcaaaaggGTATTAAAGAAATTCTTATCCTGGGGtataagattttaaaatgtgtaagagATAAGTGGGCCACAAAAATAATCTCTGTTGAGAAACTGCAGAACTttgaacaggagaaaaaaaatattttaaaaagagggtTACAAAccatataaaaaaaattcttaacaattAAATCTTAATTAAAGATAGTGCAAAAgctcaaaacaaataaaagttcCTCTAAACTATGTATTGAAAGAACTATTCAAAgtaattttttgcttttgtgaagAAGTAAACTCAATTACCAAATCTGCCTTATGACTCagttatgtaaataaaaaatttaaaacactttctaaattacatataaaattctCATCCACTTCACTACCTTAATATAGCTTAATGCTTTAGTATTGCTTTCTACAGATGAATTTGCTTAAGAAATTAACTTTCTTAGACAATAGCAGCTACCAATTTAGTTAGGGCTAGTTTAGCATTCAGTATCTCTACTGCTCTACACAACACTACAAGACAGTTTTAtattaaagataaggaaataaaaCCTCAAAATGTCACTTGTACAAGGCCAAGCAcccagttctttttttaaataggcctACACAAAGTAGAATGGACAATGAACAGTACCATTACTAACagtaaatatgtacagttttgaAGTTTGTGATATTCTACTTAATCACAACAGACATAATAGATTATATTTTGAGCAATATCTAGAATTCTACTCTGCAAATGACACTGAGTAGAGTTTCTCTAACACAAAGCAGAATATCTCAGTTCAGAGTTTGTGCCAAAATTCAGAACCTGGTTCTTGATCCAGCTTTGTAGTTACATAGCAGAGGATTGTTAACTCACTTACTAGTTAATTTGCTAATTCACTTCTGCACACCTCTACTTCTTGACCTAGTATGGATGGCAAAATATTTGTCCAACCTATCACAAGTTTGTTGTGAAAGAGAAAcgaaatacataaagagcttttaagaaaaataatgtattgaGAACCTTTAGAACAAATGCACCAGAACTTTAACATCTGTATTACAAAGGGTTTgttcctttatctgtaaaatgcagacaCTGGACTCCAAGTTCTCCTTCAACTCTAACATAAATTTGGTAAATCtaactaaagtaaaaaaaaggcCTTTAACTATTAACCCctcccaaaaacaaaaacagaaccctatactttttttttttttggttcacaGGGACAAGAAGTAGAGCCAATAACAGGGGCCGAAAATAGCTTGACtgatagtctcttcaaaaaaCATTAGAGTCAAATGCCTCCCTCAAGGGGAAAACCCTGAAATatagaacaaaagaaataaaaattggagcttcaaaacaagaaatacaagaaatgtgCTTCTGGCTATTTTAAGGAATCAATACAATGTAAGAAAGGTTCTTCTGAAGTCACAATGCAACTTAGGAAGAAAGCAAGCCCAAATATTGGCTTATTAGAATAACAGGTTAAGACTCTGAACTTCAACAAGGGAGAAAACAAATCATAACCATCAGCTGGTGAATATAATTCAGCTAGAAAGAAGAGTGAGGAAAAAGGTAAGATGTCCAGAGAAAGCTACCTTCAGAAGGTTCAAGAACACAACCCAGAAATCCTTATAAAAGGaaccaagagaaattaaagataccaataaatgaaaacacatcccacgctcatggataggaagaattaatattgtcaaaatggccaatctgcctaaagcaatctacagattcaatgcaatccctatcaaaatatcaacagcattcttcaacaaactagacaaaatggttctaaaattcatatggaaccacaaaagaccccaaatagccaaagcaatcctgagaaggaagaataaagcgggagGGATtaggctccccaacttcaaactctactacaaagccacagtaaatcaagacaatttggtactaacacaagaacagacccatagaccaatggaacagacgagagagccctgatataaacccaagcatatatggtcaattaatataagataaaggagccatggacataaaatggggaaatgacagcctcttcaacaactggtattggcaaaactggacagctacatgcaagagaatgaaactggattattgtctaaccccatacacaaaagtaaactcaaaatgaatcaaagacctgaatgtaagttatgaaacataaaactctcataagaaaacacaggcaaaaatctcttgaatataaacatgagcaactttttcctgaacgcatctccttgggcaagggaaacaaaagcaaaaatgaacaaatgggactacattgtgctaaaaagcttctgtacagcaaaggacaccatcagcagaacaaaaaggcatcctacagtatgggagaatgtatttgtaaatgacatatccaacaagtggttaacatctaaaatgtataaagaactcacatgcctcaacacccaaaaagcaaataatgctattaaagaatgggcagaggatatgaacagacaattctccaaagaagaaattcagatggccaacaggcacatgaaaagatgctctacgttgctaattatcagggaaatgcaaattaaaaccacaatgagatatcacctcacaccagttaggatggccaaaatagaaaagaataggcaAAACAAATCCTGGCGAGGATGCAgacaaagaggaaccctcctacactgctggtggaatgtaaactactttaaccatggtggaaagcagtatggaggttcctcaaaaaactaaaaatagaaataccatttggcccaggaattccactccttggaatttaccctaaaaatgcaggagtccagtttcaaaaagacatatgcacccctatgtttatcacagcactatttacaatagccaagaaatggaggcaacctaagtgtctatcagtagatgaatggataaagaagatgtggtacatatacacaatggaaaattattgagccataagaaaacaaatcctaccactgcaacaacatggatggagctagagggttattatgctcagtgtaattagccaggcagagaaagacaagtaccaaatgatttcactcatctgtgcagcataagaataaagtaaaaactgaaggaacaaaacagcagtagactcacagaacccaagaagggactaacagttaccaaagggaaagggactggggagagtgggtgggaagggagggagaaggggaataaggggcattatgattagcacacataacatggggtgggggtaggcacagagaaggcagtatagcacagagaagacaagcagtgactctgttaacatcttactacactgatggacagtgactgtaatggggtatgtggtggggacttgataatggggggaacctagtaaccacaatgttgctcatgtgattgtattgtatataaatgataccaaaattttttttaaaaattaaaaaaaaaaaaagcctgctttGGCTAGGTTTTATACCTAGATTCAGAAATCTACCAACTCCATTTACttgttaattttaatgttttttgaaTTCCCTACAAACTCATACTCAGCAATTGTGTAACATAGTCTCTGCTGAAGTAAATCCCAAGCAGAAACTCTTAATTCAGATCCAAAGCTGGGCATGAAGGAACCTACAGACCTTTGCAATTGTATATAAAACTTTGTTGTTGCTTTGTTCTGATGGGCAGCTATGGAGACTGATCTCTTTCAGCCTAAGTCCTTCCTTTCACATTGTGTTTGAACATTCTCACTATATCAGGCTAATTCTAGAGAAAATCTCAGGGTAAAACAGTCTCACTTAATGGGATTTACTACTAaataatcataatttaaaaattatctacaaGGCAATCTCACCTACTAATTCCGAAGCATGAACCCCTAGCTAAAAGAGTGTGCTAGTGAGACTCTGGTTTATTTGAGCAGAAAATATCTAACAAATGAAGTTGACACCAAGCACTTCAATctaatattaaatgtaaaaatctttTCCGTTTAACTGTTTCCACaagatttttcttgaaaattagtAGTGTGCTTACAGGGGGAAAAGTTCGATTCATTAATTAGCTTAAATTATGATGCAACTTACTTTGATTATAACAATCACCATCTTTTCCAACTGCAGTTCTAGCTTGTTTAATTATCTGGAATTGTGAGTCCTTATCTgtcaaaaaaaatccataaacaaAATATGAATCATCAGCATCCACATTTAAATTATTAACTGGTTTCCAACCAAGCTTTTTGGGCACATTGACAAATCTTCCAGAATCTTGACAGACCTACATTGCTGCCTAGGTCATCTGAATGCAGAATTCTTTCAGATTTACCTAGAGCCCAGGAAGTAACCAGACTTCAAGCAGTTCAGAAAACACTATAATCAGCAGTAGCCACTACAAATTTTAGCAACCAATATTAGCTAACATTTCTTGAACTCCAGCTaagtgtcaggcactattctaagcataTTACCTACAGTTtatcattcaatcctcacaaagTTACTCTtaccatcatccccattttatgaaGAAATTTAGGCAACAGATTAATTACCTTGCTGAAAGTCACACATCCTTTAAAACAATGAGTGACAAAACCATGAGTTGAATCAGAGCCAAAATTTTACATCTACATATGTGAGAACAATTTGAACATATTTCCATCCTCAGTCCTATATTCAAACTGTGTTGTGTGGCCAGGTTCTTGTTATTACCAAAAAAGAAAGGGATCTGTCCTACTGTACAAAGTATTGCAGGGTTTTCACTGACTATTAGTATAAAGCTGGTTTCTAAATTTCAAATTAAGCGAACTACTTTCACTATACACTTATTAATCCTACATTCTCTTAAGGTACAAAATGGccttattaaacattaaaataagcaTACTTATAAAGCccatttttctgaaaattcaaaaatgaaatatcaaTACCTGTACtaagatatttgaaaattataatctATAAAATACTTACTCAAAGTAATCGAAGGTATCTTCACATTCTCATAGAAAAATTCAGAATTATACATTTTATcctaaacagtaaaataaaacaaaacttaggGTTCTTCAGTAATAATTGACTACTCTAAGATTTGACATATTAGTATTGTTTATTTATTGCAATAATTTGTGAAATTTGACAAGTACCACTCTACCCCACAAGACTATTATTTTATGTCAGAAAACCTCACACTGTATCTCCCAAATACTGTGAATTTACTAATGCAATAATTACACTATGTATACATGATAAATACATGGTACCTCTTCTTCTTTGGTATAGCCCAGTTTCCTCAGTCTGCAAGATACCATGTGCTTTGCTAAAGATGATTTAGGCATATGATGATTGGAATCATAAGGGCATATCACAACTTTACcctatgaaaaacaaaagcaaagaaaaaaggtacatatttaaagaaataattataccATTGAATGTTTACTACTTGAATAAGTGGTATCTTCCAGTTATCTCCTTTTGCAGGTCTCTCCCAAGCCTCTGTGTGGGTATAtgtgcatattaaaaaaaaaaaaccctcaatctCCCCTCCAACCCCATATAGCCTCTGTgcccccttctccatcccttccaaGACCAACTTTCTGAAAGATTTGTTTACACTCACTGCTTAGACAACTTACCAGTCAATCTCACTTAACAGTTGGTAGGTCACTAGCAATCTTGTTACTATAACCAAAGAACATGTCATGGTCCTTGTAATTTGAACTCTTAGAAGGTCACAATCCCATCATCCATTTCTGTTATCCTGATAGACTCTTCATGTTCCTTCTACCTCCCCAGCTCATTCTACTTGGTATCCTCTAAAGATCGGTCCCCCTTTAAATGTTGGTGTTTCATGTAGATCTAACCAGTGACCTTTTACCATTTGCTATATGCTTACTGGAAGATCTCAAGGTTTCAATTTTTACATCGTATAGTGATTTCTCCCAAATTCTGTATCTTTagatcttctttctctcttgggtaccttaaagaagatactaaaatTTCAACATGACAGAAATTAATTCATTACATTCATGGTCTCCTGACACTGAAACCTGTTCCTCTTGTGTTCTTATTCCAGTGAAAGGTCCCACTTGCTCAATCAGGAAACCGCCTCTTCTGCCTCAACACCCACACCTAATCAATCGCCTAGAACTTTTTACTACTAAATAACTGTTAAATCTCTCCACATAATCTATCCCCACGGCCACTTCCGCAGTTCGGGACACAATCATCTCTCCAGGATTACAACAGCCACTGGTGCAAGCGCGGAATCATGTGACAAGATGACAAGGCAAACCGACAAAACCTCTGCCAGCAACGCTCGGAAACCCATTCGCCTCTTTTTTATGGAAGCACCAGACCTGCCACTCCCTCTTCACCCCCCgcgtttccttttctttaaaagggACGTTCAGCAGGAGGCGTGCGGGACGGGGCGTGGGTGCGCAGCGTTCCGGGGCCGTGGGAGCCGCAGCCCGGGAGGGGAGGCGTCAGGGGCGCTCCAGGTCCGGTCCCCGGCGACCGCCGGGCTCGGCGGATGGCCGGGACCCCCACGCCCTTCCTTACGCGGACCCCGCGCGGCCCTCCGCCTCCAGAGGAGACCGTGGTGAGGACAGGCGAGGGCCCCGAAAGGACCCCGCACGCCCGCACCCCTCACCTCCTCCGCCCCCTGCTCTCCCGGGTCCAGCCGATCCAGGCTCCAGCCCAGGGACGCCGTCACCTCCTCCAGCGTACGGCAGCAGCTCTCCACGAACTCGTTCAGTTCCTCCCGCAGCCGCCGCCGCTCCTCCACCGGGGGCGGTTGGCCCTCCATGGCCGCGCCGGTCGCCCAAGAGGAAGCAGCCGAACTGCCGGCGGCGCGCGCGGGCTTCTGGGAGCTGCGGGCCGGGCCGCGCCGCCACGTGACCGGAAACGCGTATGAAGAAAGGCCTCGGGGAGCGCGGGAGCTGCCCTTTTAGCTTTCGCCCGTTTTCCAGGCATCCTGCTTTGCGACTGCTCCCAGGTGCCTTTGAGCCTGGCCTACCCTGAACGCCATTCCCCACCCAccgcaattttttaaaaaacatggcttATATCTACAGAAAGATTAAAATAGGGCGATGAGCGTTTGCATAACTGTCTTTCGGCTCATGGTTAACTTGCCCACGTTTGCTTTCTTTTGTTGTCACACACACAGCtcgttatttttatttatttttaaatttttgctgaACTTATTTTTGTTTAACTATTTGAAAGTCAGTTGCAGCTGCTTCCACTCCCAAATATGTCAATATACATCTAAGAATGAGGACATTTTCCTACATAACCGTGATACCTGATCAGAGCTAAGGAAATTAATTTCATAATATCCTTCGATGTACAgctcatttatttcctctttgttccCCAAAGTTTCTTTAATAGccgttttattatttttctcaaccCATGAGCTATAATTGACTATTGTCTCTTTTAATCTTTTCATCGGCAACAGTCTCCTGCCAccctccttttttaaattaagtaattGAATTTTGTCAGGAGCCTCAGCCTCTTGTCTTCTAGAACGTCCCTTTCTGGAtttgtgaaatgtttttttccccttaaaaggTTTAAGCATTTTTTACAAGATCTGTGTACCTCTATTACATCTCATAGAGGACCTGTATCTTAGATTCTGTTATTAGCAATGCTAAATTTGATCACTTGGTAAAGGCGGTGCCTGTATTGCTCCATTGTAATAGTTCATTTTCCTCTTGATAATTAACTGGTAAGTAATCTGTGGAATGATACCTTGGGGGCCATATGAATGCAGTAACTCACGCAGTCCTTCACTGAATCAGTTACTATGTTAGGAATTATAAATGATGATTCTTTAATATCATGGcttctacatttattaactgGCATCCTTACCACAGTTCCATTTTGTTATtgcttcactatggattcaaggttttgaaaaaatttattattgatttaaggtttttatttaaaaaccttcCATTATTACATACTCCCTTACCATCATGATTCTTGTTGATGCTCAGTTTCCCAAGTTTGACCAGTGGAAGCCACTTTAAACCACTAGACATGTCCCCATTTGTCCTTCAGTACTTCCTTGCTTTGATTAACCCAGCTTACTTTACACATTTCCTACCCAAAACTTGGAATCAAATCTTTTAGTTTCCCCAAGTGGTTTTAACTCCCAGAATCCAATCCCCCttgtagttgttttttttttttttcatgcctgATCCCATATCTTTGCTTCCCTTTGCACTTGTTTCcaccagatgaagaaactgtggaGGACATTTTTGTGGACAGCTTTTTCCAAGGGCAAATGGCACAATTCTCTCACctacaaaaaaaaatggtaagagaATAAATAGGCAGTATCAGAAAATGTGGAAATCGGCCAGTAGCTGCAAGCAGATACTGGGTAAGGGATGAGTTCTAAAAGTACTTTATTCATACTCTGCTCATAgtatccttattttttatttctatttacataGCCCAGTCATCTGGAAAATGTTAGGCTATTTTTGGAAATGAAATGATGACTGTCATTGGAAATTCGTATAtatatttcccttttctgtgGATGCACTATGTAGGTGAACTAATCAAAACAGCCCAGGTCAAGTATCTCTCCAGGACACAGCCCTATCTCATCTCAGAGCTGACAACTTTGGCAGCAGCTTGGAGGCATACTGTTCCAACATGAAAAACTGCTTTACATTGATGCTTATGAATCTTCTGTCCCCATCCAGTCATCATTTTCCTAGAGATCTCCTGACCTGTAGTAGGTTAAGTCtgtattatggactgaattgtgtccccccaaaccCCTATTCTGA from the Manis javanica isolate MJ-LG chromosome 16, MJ_LKY, whole genome shotgun sequence genome contains:
- the SNRNP48 gene encoding U11/U12 small nuclear ribonucleoprotein 48 kDa protein isoform X1, coding for MEGQPPPVEERRRLREELNEFVESCCRTLEEVTASLGWSLDRLDPGEQGAEEGKVVICPYDSNHHMPKSSLAKHMVSCRLRKLGYTKEEEDKMYNSEFFYENVKIPSITLNKDSQFQIIKQARTAVGKDGDCYNQRIYSSLPVEVPLNHKRFVCDLTQADRLTLYDFVIEETKKKLSDTQIVENDSDLFVDLAAKVNQDNSRKSPKSYLEILAEVRDYKRRRQSYRAKNVHITKKSYTEVIRDVINVHMEELSSQWQEELEKAEDDAKKNEERRSASVDSRQSGESYLDAECSRHRRERSRSPHRRKRNKDKDKNWDSRRKKERDGERHHSHKRRKQKV
- the SNRNP48 gene encoding U11/U12 small nuclear ribonucleoprotein 48 kDa protein isoform X2, giving the protein MEGQPPPVEERRRLREELNEFVESCCRTLEEGKVVICPYDSNHHMPKSSLAKHMVSCRLRKLGYTKEEEDKMYNSEFFYENVKIPSITLNKDSQFQIIKQARTAVGKDGDCYNQRIYSSLPVEVPLNHKRFVCDLTQADRLTLYDFVIEETKKKLSDTQIVENDSDLFVDLAAKVNQDNSRKSPKSYLEILAEVRDYKRRRQSYRAKNVHITKKSYTEVIRDVINVHMEELSSQWQEELEKAEDDAKKNEERRSASVDSRQSGESYLDAECSRHRRERSRSPHRRKRNKDKDKNWDSRRKKERDGERHHSHKRRKQKV